In Tolypothrix sp. PCC 7712, a single window of DNA contains:
- a CDS encoding Uma2 family endonuclease: MAQALPKLLTFEEFIEWLPENTGKRYELHDGIIVEMSQPSGKHEKVTGFLAGEITVEYKRLKLPYFIPKTALVKPPRKSSGYLPDIVLINDANLQNEELWEKESTVTQSESIPLIVEVVSTNWEDDYYTKLGNYEAMKIPEYWIVDYAALGARKFIGNPKQPTISIYHLVDEEYQVAQFRNSERIISPTFPNLNLTANQIFNGAL; encoded by the coding sequence ATGGCTCAAGCTTTACCTAAACTATTGACTTTTGAAGAATTTATTGAATGGTTGCCGGAAAACACTGGAAAACGGTACGAATTACACGATGGGATAATTGTAGAAATGTCTCAACCGAGTGGAAAGCATGAAAAAGTTACGGGATTTTTAGCCGGAGAAATTACCGTTGAATATAAGCGTTTGAAACTGCCATACTTTATCCCCAAAACAGCTTTAGTAAAACCACCGAGAAAATCATCGGGTTACTTGCCAGATATCGTATTAATCAACGATGCTAATTTGCAAAATGAGGAATTGTGGGAAAAAGAATCTACTGTGACTCAAAGTGAATCAATTCCTTTGATCGTTGAGGTTGTTAGTACCAACTGGGAAGATGATTACTACACCAAATTAGGGAATTACGAAGCAATGAAGATTCCTGAATATTGGATCGTTGATTATGCAGCCTTAGGAGCCAGAAAGTTTATTGGGAACCCCAAACAACCAACCATTTCTATTTATCATCTAGTTGATGAAGAATATCAAGTTGCTCAATTTAGGAATTCGGAACGTATTATATCCCCTACTTTTCCAAATTTAAACCTGACTGCTAATCAGATTTTTAATGGTGCTTTGTAG
- a CDS encoding ISH3 family transposase translates to MSSREPVLTDSKTLNEVVNCLTEHIPIPTQGKCEQQNIFEILIRAATQRDSIENTTKVLKNVPTSNDIRYHLDKYSDLKSLELDLNTALQSRLPEGIRQGKQKIAIDFNLIPYYGEPSPSEAPYIYRSQAKSGTCSFYAYATVYVIKKNKRVTLAIKAIQQQNTKAAIITYLLALIEPLNLKIERLYLDREFFCVPVIRWLQALDIPFEMPVIVRGKHGGTRQLIRGRRSYKTSYTLNSDKYGSVTFNVWIVCTYKNGKRRAHGREFFIYAVYKVKLSLHSIHDDYRLRFGIESSYRMKNQCRIKTTIKNPTIRLLFVALAFLIINVWIYLVWHYLSRLKRSTRQVFSHLFTLKQMLEFLRQAVDRNYGVKSEVCLPSG, encoded by the coding sequence ATGAGTTCAAGAGAGCCAGTTTTAACTGATAGTAAAACCTTAAATGAAGTAGTTAACTGTTTAACAGAACATATTCCAATTCCTACTCAAGGTAAATGTGAACAACAAAATATCTTTGAAATTTTAATTCGAGCAGCCACCCAAAGGGATAGTATTGAAAACACAACCAAAGTCTTAAAAAATGTTCCGACAAGCAACGATATTCGTTACCATTTAGATAAATATTCAGATTTAAAATCTCTAGAATTAGACTTAAATACAGCACTACAAAGCCGTTTACCAGAAGGAATTCGACAGGGGAAGCAAAAAATAGCTATTGATTTTAACTTAATTCCTTATTATGGTGAACCATCACCATCGGAAGCCCCATATATTTATAGAAGTCAAGCTAAAAGTGGCACTTGTTCTTTTTATGCTTACGCTACTGTCTATGTAATTAAGAAAAATAAACGAGTCACCTTAGCTATTAAAGCTATTCAACAACAAAATACTAAGGCAGCGATTATCACTTATCTTTTAGCACTGATTGAACCTTTGAATCTGAAAATAGAACGATTATATTTAGACAGAGAATTCTTCTGTGTACCTGTAATTAGATGGTTACAAGCTTTGGATATCCCATTTGAAATGCCAGTTATTGTTCGAGGCAAACATGGCGGAACTAGACAATTAATTAGAGGGCGGCGTAGTTATAAGACTAGTTATACTTTAAACAGCGATAAATATGGCTCAGTTACTTTTAATGTGTGGATAGTTTGTACATATAAAAATGGTAAAAGACGAGCGCATGGGCGGGAGTTTTTTATTTACGCTGTTTATAAAGTTAAGCTGTCATTACATTCAATACATGATGACTATCGTCTTCGTTTCGGAATTGAAAGTAGCTATCGGATGAAAAATCAATGCCGCATTAAAACAACTATCAAAAATCCAACAATTAGACTTCTGTTTGTAGCTTTGGCGTTTTTAATTATTAACGTTTGGATTTATCTAGTATGGCATTATCTTAGCCGTTTAAAAAGAAGTACTAGACAAGTTTTTTCTCATCTATTTACCCTCAAACAGATGCTTGAATTTTTACGTCAAGCTGTAGACCGCAACTATGGGGTAAAGAGCGAAGTGTGTTTACCATCTGGCTGA
- a CDS encoding type II toxin-antitoxin system VapC family toxin: protein MSLWLLDTDHVSLLLDRHPQVSRKVAYQGAEVAISIVTVQELFNGWVVRINDAREVEDVVRLYGKLSRTVALFGRVRVLDFDEKAGKTFQRLLRENPTLSKQRLQKDMRIAAIALANNAVMVTRNYRDFSQVSGLNIEDWSQQDG, encoded by the coding sequence ATGAGTCTTTGGTTGTTAGATACGGATCATGTATCTTTGTTATTAGACCGTCATCCGCAGGTGAGCCGCAAGGTAGCTTACCAGGGGGCGGAGGTTGCGATTTCCATTGTGACGGTTCAGGAATTGTTTAATGGTTGGGTAGTGCGAATAAATGATGCGCGAGAAGTTGAAGATGTTGTGAGGTTGTATGGAAAGTTGAGCCGGACAGTTGCTCTATTCGGAAGGGTAAGGGTACTGGACTTTGATGAGAAAGCAGGGAAAACGTTTCAGCGATTGCTAAGAGAAAATCCAACATTATCGAAACAGCGATTACAGAAGGATATGCGAATTGCTGCAATTGCCTTGGCGAATAATGCAGTTATGGTGACGCGAAACTATCGAGATTTTTCTCAAGTATCAGGATTAAATATTGAAGATTGGTCGCAGCAGGATGGTTGA
- a CDS encoding type II toxin-antitoxin system HicB family antitoxin translates to MNLQAVTNLNNMSLHVLVERVESGYFRASVPELADCVAEAETREAAIAAVQEKVRVRLANIEVLTLEVANNPWTEFIGMFEGDKEFADLAAELRTERELDISGAA, encoded by the coding sequence ATGAATCTTCAAGCCGTCACAAATTTAAATAATATGTCTCTTCACGTTCTGGTTGAACGAGTTGAGTCAGGCTATTTTAGAGCATCAGTGCCGGAGTTGGCAGATTGTGTTGCCGAAGCTGAAACCCGTGAGGCGGCGATCGCGGCTGTACAGGAGAAGGTTAGGGTGAGGCTGGCGAATATTGAGGTTTTGACGCTGGAAGTTGCAAATAATCCCTGGACAGAATTTATTGGGATGTTTGAAGGAGATAAAGAGTTTGCGGATCTGGCGGCAGAACTGCGGACGGAACGTGAGTTAGATATAAGTGGCGCTGCATGA
- a CDS encoding ParB/RepB/Spo0J family partition protein, whose amino-acid sequence MIARKKTPEEFQFGGVLNAFVSHTEQKSEDINLLPLANIILPKSQPRRYFDIQKLEKLKASIEQYGILEPLIVRPVEGNIYELVAGERRYRAAKDLKLLEVPVVVRELNDKEAIQIALIENLQREDLNPVEETQGILNLLAVELDITPEQVKSLLTQMKHAADKSGHNVMPKEITVVEQVLASLGKMTWESYVKNRLPLLNLPKELLQALEQGSIEYTKAKVIARMKNEKQRKSLLKAAIAQDLSLTQIQEKIAKLKAAEVQGDEGRTDKKATYPQRLKEIYTKAKKVKSWDDPEKQQEFEALLEKLEKLL is encoded by the coding sequence ATGATAGCTAGAAAGAAAACGCCTGAAGAGTTTCAGTTTGGTGGAGTTCTTAATGCTTTTGTCAGTCATACTGAACAAAAGTCTGAAGATATTAATTTGCTACCGTTAGCAAATATCATTCTGCCTAAAAGCCAACCACGGCGTTACTTTGATATCCAAAAGCTGGAAAAACTTAAAGCTTCTATTGAACAATATGGCATTCTTGAACCATTAATTGTCCGTCCTGTAGAAGGTAATATTTACGAGTTAGTTGCTGGAGAGAGACGCTATCGAGCAGCGAAAGACCTAAAGCTTCTGGAAGTTCCTGTTGTCGTTCGGGAGTTGAATGATAAGGAAGCTATTCAAATTGCTCTGATTGAAAACCTTCAACGCGAAGACTTAAATCCTGTGGAAGAAACACAGGGCATATTGAACCTTCTAGCAGTGGAACTAGATATAACTCCAGAGCAGGTAAAATCATTGCTGACGCAAATGAAGCACGCCGCAGATAAATCTGGGCATAACGTTATGCCCAAGGAAATAACTGTTGTAGAGCAGGTTCTAGCTTCTTTGGGGAAAATGACTTGGGAATCCTATGTGAAAAATCGCCTACCTTTACTGAATCTACCAAAAGAGCTTTTGCAAGCTTTAGAACAAGGCTCAATCGAATACACAAAAGCCAAGGTGATCGCGCGGATGAAGAATGAAAAGCAGCGCAAGTCTCTACTGAAGGCTGCCATAGCTCAAGATTTATCTCTGACTCAAATCCAAGAAAAAATTGCCAAACTGAAAGCCGCAGAAGTACAAGGGGATGAAGGTAGAACGGATAAGAAAGCTACATATCCGCAGAGACTGAAAGAAATTTATACTAAGGCGAAGAAAGTTAAATCCTGGGATGATCCGGAAAAACAGCAGGAGTTTGAAGCGTTGTTAGAGAAACTTGAGAAGCTGTTGTAG
- a CDS encoding ParA family protein: MTALTIAFFNQSGGVAKTTLTMNIGYHLVERGRKVLLVDVDPQSSLTTFMGLEPVELDKTLYHALVQQEELTIIHDIYGMDLAPSNIILSKAEMELAGAIMRELRLKQVLENVQDQYDLILLDCPPSLGILSIMSLVAATHVLIPIQTEFKALKGTQLLLSTILEVLNLANKKLKIAGIVPTMYDGRTSQGEQSLKAINEQLSKIGAVLPAIPRGTDFANASQSRKPLALYNPKHPAIELLQEIAKKLDKIS; the protein is encoded by the coding sequence GTGACAGCTTTAACCATTGCTTTCTTTAACCAATCAGGGGGTGTCGCCAAAACCACTTTGACGATGAATATTGGTTATCATCTTGTGGAACGTGGTCGAAAAGTCTTGCTTGTTGACGTTGATCCGCAGAGTTCCCTGACAACCTTTATGGGATTGGAACCTGTGGAGCTTGATAAAACTCTTTATCACGCACTGGTTCAACAGGAAGAACTAACGATTATCCATGATATTTACGGTATGGATTTAGCCCCTTCCAATATAATTCTCAGCAAAGCTGAAATGGAACTGGCAGGAGCGATCATGCGGGAACTTCGCCTTAAACAGGTATTGGAAAACGTACAAGACCAATATGATTTAATTTTGCTGGATTGCCCGCCTAGTTTGGGAATTTTGAGCATCATGAGCTTGGTTGCGGCAACACACGTCTTAATTCCTATCCAAACAGAATTTAAAGCACTCAAAGGCACCCAACTGCTGTTAAGCACTATTCTTGAGGTTCTCAACTTAGCAAATAAAAAATTAAAAATTGCTGGTATTGTGCCGACTATGTATGATGGACGGACATCTCAAGGAGAACAGAGTTTGAAAGCCATCAATGAACAGTTATCAAAAATTGGCGCGGTACTGCCAGCGATTCCTAGAGGCACTGACTTTGCCAATGCTTCCCAAAGCCGTAAACCTTTAGCTCTCTATAACCCAAAACACCCTGCAATAGAGTTGCTACAAGAAATTGCAAAGAAATTGGATAAAATCTCATGA
- a CDS encoding helicase HerA domain-containing protein yields MKQEMIKVNQSLGESPKFGPFTGRQFVIFAGVFCVVFGLLSLLLGLDIFWGLGLAFWASFSIALLSGDKPYLYWSKIYPIIPRWTRGYATYTQAQHKKKVGTRKVKLARSSQPKTLNPFEDWLDLTTIVRLKKDSYIIGAYLLSKKHLTESSNTLQLIFGYSCTGIHPLFNSAQEIEAIAKAFESGCKEVPQREKITFRWSSFCDDSDSAEYLMQRLNHPASPECEFLDWGRLARTQKLTKEKARKNIKLNIYWSFTIASEALETSDPVDKFLVKLANFLQRRFTDSGVNQLTMKRLTQILTKALEASLRYQQILAEMGLNPQPKTDKDLWQELCKNIGAKEVTIPHTLVFDEQGVREEIDEKACFDKPIEIINQPHLTSIILNNGVPFADKRWICLPNGDEKKYVGVMVLSRKPEIFADTKHQIRFLWDLFSRHNIFDVEIITEFSPADRGITRAAQQMITKRSRALDLNVQQKKSIDVSAQINVERSVEAQRQLYTGDVPLNLSLVVLVYRDTAEEIDDACRLISGYISQPTELTREFEYAWLIWLQTLLIRLEPILMRPYNRRQTFFASEILGLTNIVQNSPADMQGFELIADEGDSPVKIDLSKTKNILILGTTGSGKSVLVSSIIAECQAQDMSVLMIDLPNDDGTGTFGDYTPYHNGFYFDISKESNNLVQPLDLSKIPVEQREERAKAHRNDVNLIVLQLVLGSQTFDGFLSQTIESLIPLGTKAFYDDHDIQRRFALAKSGGLGSAAWENTPTLADMEHFFDKQHISLGYEDENVERSLNYIRLRFQYWKNSSIGNAICRPSTFDTDAKLITFALTNLQSSKDAEVFGMSAYIAASRQSLSAPNSAFFMDESSVLLRFAALSRLVGRKCATARKSGCRVMLAGQDILSIANSEAGEQILQNMPCRLIGRIVPGAAKSFSEHLGIPQDIIEKNESFRPNIKQLYTLWLLDYNNKYIRCRYYPSYSMLALVANSREEQAARDRFKAMYADKFLWVAEFSKYYVDCIKQGKPL; encoded by the coding sequence ATGAAACAAGAGATGATCAAAGTCAATCAGAGCTTAGGTGAAAGTCCAAAATTTGGCCCGTTTACAGGTAGACAATTTGTAATTTTTGCAGGTGTATTCTGTGTAGTTTTTGGACTTTTGAGCCTACTTTTAGGATTAGATATTTTCTGGGGCTTAGGTTTGGCATTTTGGGCAAGTTTCTCAATCGCCCTACTTTCAGGAGATAAACCATATCTTTATTGGTCTAAGATTTACCCAATTATTCCCAGATGGACAAGAGGATATGCCACTTACACTCAAGCACAGCACAAGAAAAAAGTTGGAACCAGAAAAGTCAAATTGGCTCGCTCATCTCAACCAAAAACTCTCAACCCATTTGAAGATTGGTTGGATTTAACGACAATAGTCAGACTCAAAAAAGATTCCTACATTATTGGAGCCTATCTACTCAGTAAAAAGCACTTAACTGAAAGTAGTAATACTCTGCAATTAATCTTTGGTTATTCTTGCACAGGAATTCATCCTTTATTCAACTCTGCACAAGAGATAGAAGCAATTGCCAAGGCTTTTGAAAGTGGCTGTAAAGAAGTCCCACAAAGAGAAAAAATCACGTTTAGATGGAGTTCTTTCTGTGATGATAGCGATAGTGCAGAATATTTGATGCAACGCTTAAATCATCCAGCTTCTCCAGAGTGCGAATTCTTAGACTGGGGAAGACTTGCCCGCACACAAAAGCTCACTAAAGAAAAAGCCCGTAAGAATATCAAACTCAATATTTACTGGTCATTTACTATAGCTTCTGAAGCTTTAGAAACCTCAGACCCAGTAGATAAGTTTTTGGTGAAATTGGCTAACTTCTTACAACGCAGATTTACAGATTCTGGCGTTAATCAATTAACCATGAAAAGATTAACGCAAATATTAACGAAAGCTCTAGAAGCCTCATTAAGATACCAGCAGATTCTTGCAGAGATGGGGTTAAATCCTCAGCCGAAAACAGATAAAGATTTATGGCAAGAACTTTGTAAAAATATTGGAGCTAAAGAAGTCACTATTCCGCACACTTTGGTATTTGATGAGCAAGGTGTGAGAGAAGAAATTGATGAAAAGGCTTGTTTTGATAAACCAATCGAAATTATCAATCAGCCTCATCTGACTTCTATCATCCTCAACAATGGTGTACCTTTCGCAGATAAGCGCTGGATTTGCTTACCAAACGGTGATGAGAAGAAGTATGTCGGGGTAATGGTATTGAGCCGCAAACCAGAAATCTTTGCTGACACCAAACATCAAATTCGTTTTCTGTGGGATTTATTTTCGCGTCACAACATTTTTGATGTGGAAATTATCACGGAATTCTCTCCGGCTGACCGAGGAATTACCCGTGCTGCCCAGCAGATGATTACTAAACGCTCCAGGGCGTTAGATTTAAATGTGCAGCAGAAAAAATCAATTGATGTTTCTGCCCAAATTAATGTTGAGCGTTCGGTGGAAGCACAACGACAACTTTACACAGGAGATGTGCCACTCAATTTAAGCCTGGTGGTGCTGGTTTATCGAGATACAGCAGAGGAAATAGATGATGCTTGCAGACTGATTTCTGGTTATATTTCTCAACCTACAGAGCTAACCCGTGAATTTGAATATGCTTGGTTAATCTGGTTGCAGACTTTGTTAATCAGGCTGGAACCAATTTTGATGCGCCCGTACAATCGGCGGCAAACTTTTTTTGCTAGTGAAATTCTGGGACTGACCAATATAGTGCAAAATAGTCCCGCAGATATGCAAGGGTTTGAGTTGATTGCAGATGAAGGAGATTCACCTGTAAAAATTGACCTCTCAAAAACTAAAAATATTTTGATTCTGGGTACAACTGGCTCAGGTAAGTCGGTTTTAGTCTCATCCATCATTGCCGAGTGCCAAGCTCAGGATATGAGCGTTTTGATGATTGACTTGCCTAATGATGATGGCACAGGTACGTTTGGCGATTACACGCCTTATCACAACGGCTTTTACTTTGATATCTCCAAGGAGTCCAATAATTTAGTGCAACCTTTGGACTTATCAAAAATCCCTGTAGAGCAAAGGGAAGAACGAGCTAAGGCGCACAGGAATGATGTGAACTTGATTGTTCTGCAATTAGTTTTGGGTTCGCAGACTTTTGATGGCTTCTTGTCGCAAACAATTGAGTCTTTAATTCCCCTGGGGACAAAGGCTTTTTACGATGATCATGATATTCAAAGACGCTTTGCACTTGCTAAGTCAGGGGGATTGGGTTCTGCAGCTTGGGAGAATACCCCGACTTTAGCAGATATGGAACATTTCTTTGACAAGCAGCATATTAGCCTGGGATATGAGGATGAGAATGTTGAGCGATCGCTTAATTATATCCGGCTGCGCTTTCAATATTGGAAAAATAGCAGTATCGGCAATGCCATCTGCCGTCCTTCAACTTTTGACACTGATGCCAAGTTGATTACTTTTGCACTGACGAACTTGCAATCAAGTAAAGATGCAGAGGTTTTCGGGATGTCTGCATATATCGCCGCTTCTCGCCAATCGCTCTCAGCACCGAATAGCGCGTTCTTCATGGATGAAAGCAGTGTGTTGTTACGGTTCGCTGCTTTATCGCGGTTGGTAGGTCGTAAATGTGCTACAGCGCGAAAGTCTGGTTGTCGAGTCATGCTGGCTGGGCAAGATATTCTTTCGATTGCTAATTCAGAAGCTGGTGAGCAGATTTTACAAAATATGCCCTGTCGTTTGATTGGGCGGATAGTGCCTGGGGCAGCCAAGAGTTTTTCTGAGCATTTGGGAATTCCTCAAGACATTATTGAGAAAAATGAAAGCTTTCGCCCCAATATCAAGCAGTTATATACGCTCTGGCTGTTGGACTACAACAACAAATATATTCGCTGTCGATATTATCCTTCTTACTCAATGTTGGCGTTGGTTGCAAATAGTCGGGAGGAGCAAGCAGCTCGTGACAGATTTAAAGCTATGTATGCAGATAAATTTCTATGGGTTGCGGAGTTTTCTAAGTATTACGTGGATTGCATTAAACAGGGTAAGCCTCTATGA
- a CDS encoding type IV secretion system protein, with amino-acid sequence MLNNLTFWYLLDVTGHTNAEDIVDGAINGSRLVVSSFTQDWQDLANGQSEIYKAVVTISALCGVVFVSFWSVGWYSRMMQEGWSHDVLNEMVYPLLVCLMLTINNGQLLASTSLMFRNTAINLNDKVLSITRNGISLRDAIRTTNMNQAFALSAQAQMQECEKKPTSAKDNQGNPINPREICQKEKAAQVTKQAQDYRDKYGLPAYSNSWNPLDIAGQTINSMVQALSWIIFSGLQAAFQYVVQVAFLLNAYIAPIFLVLSLFPFGTKPIYAWFAGWLALTLVLISYSIICGIAASSIVNADSNNPLFLQLIEAILSPILAIAIGAGGGMAVFSAFSSSGRLISGRIFR; translated from the coding sequence ATGCTAAATAATCTGACGTTCTGGTACTTACTAGATGTAACTGGACATACTAATGCTGAAGATATCGTTGATGGTGCTATTAATGGCTCACGATTAGTTGTATCTTCATTTACTCAAGATTGGCAAGATTTAGCTAATGGACAGAGTGAAATATATAAAGCAGTAGTCACTATCTCTGCCTTATGTGGTGTTGTATTTGTTTCTTTTTGGTCAGTAGGTTGGTATTCACGCATGATGCAAGAAGGATGGAGCCATGATGTTTTAAATGAGATGGTATATCCATTATTGGTGTGTTTGATGTTGACAATCAATAATGGTCAATTACTTGCTAGTACTTCTTTAATGTTTCGGAATACAGCTATTAATTTAAATGATAAGGTGCTAAGTATTACGCGCAACGGTATTAGTTTAAGAGATGCAATTCGCACTACCAATATGAATCAGGCATTTGCGCTTTCAGCCCAAGCACAAATGCAAGAGTGTGAAAAAAAGCCTACCAGTGCCAAGGATAATCAAGGAAACCCGATAAATCCGCGAGAGATTTGTCAAAAAGAGAAGGCGGCTCAGGTGACAAAGCAAGCTCAAGACTATCGAGATAAATATGGATTACCTGCTTATTCAAATAGCTGGAATCCATTAGATATTGCTGGTCAAACTATCAATTCAATGGTGCAAGCTTTATCATGGATTATCTTTAGTGGATTACAAGCAGCGTTTCAGTATGTTGTGCAAGTAGCATTTTTATTGAATGCTTACATTGCGCCTATCTTTTTGGTGCTTTCGCTTTTTCCTTTTGGTACTAAACCTATCTATGCTTGGTTTGCAGGCTGGTTGGCACTTACTTTAGTACTGATATCATATTCAATTATTTGTGGAATTGCTGCTAGCTCAATTGTAAATGCAGATAGTAACAATCCTTTGTTTTTACAGTTGATAGAAGCGATTTTATCTCCGATTTTAGCAATAGCAATAGGTGCTGGTGGAGGGATGGCAGTTTTCTCTGCTTTCTCTAGTAGTGGTAGGTTAATCTCTGGGAGGATATTCAGATGA